In Rutidosis leptorrhynchoides isolate AG116_Rl617_1_P2 chromosome 2, CSIRO_AGI_Rlap_v1, whole genome shotgun sequence, one genomic interval encodes:
- the LOC139894105 gene encoding very-long-chain aldehyde decarbonylase CER3-like — MYEKRQSEYSWCIHILILTFLRAVVHHLWNSYENILCLNRNNRLSKRGVDFDQIDKEWHWDNFILLQSVVASIILFINPSMTNLPTWKTTGIISCLVFHIGVSEPLYYWLHRLLHSPYFFQQYHWLHHSSKVNSPYTAGHATFMEHSLLCVIIGVPIIGTTLVGHGSVIMFYGYILVFDFLRCMGHSNVEVIPHHLFSLLPMLKYLIYTPTYHFIHHKDMKTNFCLFMPLFDIFWKTMNEISWDLHRQISSDKGQKGKAPEFVFLAHLIDFTAAMHSPMFLRSISSLPYAPKLIMLPFWPLSLLVVLAMSLGSKPLLVFYCYLRGKLLNTWVVPAIGVMYFIPSAKDRINNQIEEAILIADRIGVKVLSLAALNKNEELNGGGKLFVTKLPDLKVRVVHGNTLTAAVILNEIPKDVKEVFLTGATSKLGRAISIYLARHKVRVLMLTKSAERFTSIQKELPLENQQFLVQVTTHQEAEHCKTWILGKWASPRVQKWAPKGTHFHQFVVPPVFEFRRDCTYGKLAAMKLPDDVEGLGFCEYTMERGAVHACHAGGIVHLLEGWTHHEVGAIDVDQLDLVWEAALKHGFKPV; from the exons ATGTATGAAAAAAGGCAAAGTGAGTATAGTTGGTgtatacatattttgattttgactttCCTCAGAGCAGTTGTACATCATTTATGGAATTCATATGAAAACATCCTTTGTTTGAATCGGAATAATCGACTATCTAAAAGAGGAGTCGATTTTGATCAAATCGACAAAGAATGGCACTG GGACAATTTCATCTTACTTCAATCAGTTGTTGCTTCAATAATCTTATTCATTAATCCTTCAATGACTAATCTTCCTACTTGGAAAACTACTGGAATTATCTCTTGTTTAGTTTTCCATATTGGGGTTTCAGAACCTTTATACTATTGGCTTCATAGATTATTACATTCTCCATATTTCTTTCAACAATATCACTGGCTTCACCATAGTTCTAAAGTGAACAGTCCATATACAG CTGGGCATGCAACATTTATGGAGCATTCATTACTTTGTGTGATTATTGGAGTCCCGATTATTGGGACTACTTTGGTTGGACATGGTTCAGTCATCATGTTTTATGGCTATATTTTGGTGTTCGATTTCCTCAGATGTATGGGACATAGTAACGTTGAAGTTATTCCTCATCACTTATTCAGTCTCTTGCCTATGCTCAAATATCTTATCTATACTCCAAC ATACCATTTTATACATCATAAAGACATGAAGACCAATTTCTGCCTATTTATGCCTCTTTTTGATATATTCTGGAAGACCATGAATGAAATTTCTTGGGATCTTCATAGACAAATAAGTTCGGATAAAG GCCAGAAAGGTAAAGCACCAGAATTTGTGTTTCTTGCACATTTGATTGATTTCACTGCAGCAATGCATTCTCCTATGTTTTTAAGATCAATAAGCTCATTGCCGTATGCCCCAAAACTTATAATGTTGCCATTTTGGCCTTTGAGTCTCTTGGTGGTGCTTGCCATGTCACTTGGGTCCAAGCCTTTATTGGTCTTTTACTGCTACCTTAGAGGAAAATTACTTAATACATGGGTGGTCCCAGCAATTGGTGTCATG TATTTTATTCCATCCGCGAAAGACAGGATAAATAATCAAATTGAAGAAGCTATACTAATAGCTGATAGGATTGGAGTCAAGGTTCTTAGTCTCGCTGCCTTAAACAAG aATGAAGAATTGAATGGAGGTGGGAAGCTTTTTGTCACGAAACTTCCGGATCTTAAAGTTCGAGTAGTTCATGGAAACACATTAACTGCAGCCGTTATTCTTAACGAGATTCCTAAAGATGTTAAAGAGGTGTTCTTAACGGGAGCTACTTCTAAGCTTGGAAGAGCCATTTCCATTTACTTAGCTCGTCATAAAGTTAGAGTCTTG ATGCTTACTAAATCTGCAGAAAGATTCACGAGCATTCAGAAAGAACTTCCACTAGAGAACCAACAATTTTTGGTGCAAGTGACCACACATCAAGAGGCTGAACACTGCAAG ACATGGATTCTGGGCAAATGGGCTTCACCAAGAGTGCAAAAATGGGCCCCAAAAGGAACCCATTTCCACCAGTTTGTGGTTCCTCCTGTGTTTGAATTCAGAAGAGATTGCACATATGGTAAGCTTGCAGCCATGAAGCTTCCAGACGATGTTGAAGGCCTTGGCTTCTGTGAG TACACGATGGAAAGAGGTGCGGTTCACGCTTGTCACGCAGGTGGGATTGTTCATCTTCTTGAAGGGTGGACACACCATGAGGTTGGTGCGATTGATGTGGACCAACTTGATTTGGTATGGGAAGCAGCTCTAAAACATGGGTTTAAACCGGTTTGA